The nucleotide sequence CTGCCTTACAAAGCCTTCAACTACGGTGTGAGCGGCGAAACCACCGCCGGCGGTCGGCTGCGCGTGGCCAGCGTGCTGGAGCGCCAGCCCGTGGATGTATTCGTGCTAGAGCTGGGCGCCAACGACGGCCTGCGCGGCATTCCGGTGCGCGAAACCACCCAGAACCTGCAGGACATCATCGACCAGGTGCGGCGCCGGTACCCGGAGGCGCGTATTGTGCTGGTGGGCCTGGAGTTTCCGTTTGATCTGGGGCCGTTGGGCGGGCACCGCATGGCCCGCTACGCGCAGGAGTTCAAGGCACTGTTCCGGGAGCTGGCCGAAAAGAATAGCCTGCCGTTCGTGCCATTCCTGCTGCAGGGCGTCATCGGGCAGCGCGCCCTCAACCTGCCCGACGGCGTGCACCCCAACGCCGCCGGCCAGAAGATTCTGGCCGACAACGTGTGGGCGGTGCTGAGTGGGGTGCTGAAGTAGCCCCGGAAAAGCAGAGCGTCATGCAGAGGCGCCGCCGAAGCATCTCGCCAGTGTGGTAACCTCTTTGATTACCACACTGGCGAGATACTTCGGCGGCGCCTCTGCATGACGCTCTATTTCAAGACCTAAGCCCTATACGCTACGCTTTGTACAGCTTCTGGTAGTACTCCGTAGCCATGCGGCCCGACTCGAACTCGGGCTCCACTTCGCGCATGGCAGCTTTGGCCACGGCCAGGTACTTGGCGGGCTCGTTGTAG is from Hymenobacter yonginensis and encodes:
- a CDS encoding arylesterase; the encoded protein is MQNVIFFGNSLTAGYQLPASAAFPTLLQQRIDSLSLPYKAFNYGVSGETTAGGRLRVASVLERQPVDVFVLELGANDGLRGIPVRETTQNLQDIIDQVRRRYPEARIVLVGLEFPFDLGPLGGHRMARYAQEFKALFRELAEKNSLPFVPFLLQGVIGQRALNLPDGVHPNAAGQKILADNVWAVLSGVLK